TAATTGCACCGTTGTTGATTTAGGCGACCGTAACATTATGCCTCAAATTTTATCCGATCCCTAATTGAATAAATGGGTAAGTaaatcaccaaaaaagaaataacaattattaaattttaaacaaaaaccacattgagaattttgaattttcttccaCATTAAAAgggataaaaagaaaatgtgattaCGACTTTCAAGTgagaaaaatggagaaaatgaaTCAAAACAACTTTACCATGTTTTCAATTAGTACATCAAGAGCTTCCTCATAATTCCATAGTCTGTTACGTTGTCCCAGGTTTCCTTGTGATTCTTGTCGAACAATTTCCCTACCCATTTGTTGTAGCAAGTCATGCATCCATAATGTATTCCCTTCTTTAGTCATAAGACATTTCtcaataagttttttaataCCTGATTTTGGGTATAAATCGCAAGCGCCTAGTATATCTACAACCTCATCATAATTGTATCCCttgaagaaacatgcaatatcaagGAAAATATGTTGTTCGATTTCGTCTAATCCATCATAACTTATTTGTAGTATTTTTTGAATATCTCTACTGGGAATTTTTTTCATACTTATTTAAGGCACTTTCCCATTCAAGTTCAGTTCTTCCATACAAATCAACACCCATTACTACTAGAGCTAGTGGAAGGCCTTGAGCATAGCATATAACTTGGTTCACAAGTTTCAAATAATTTTCACTTGGTTTGTCGCTTCGAAAGGCGTGCTTGCTAAAGAGTTCAATAGCTTCATTTCTATTTAATTCCTTAACTCGATAGGTTGAGACACCATTTCCAAGAGTGTCTAGCAAGCGTTTATCTCTTGTTGTCATAATTATTCTACTACCAGAAGCAAACCAATCACATTTTCCAAGCAATTTTTCTATCTGATCTGAATTATCCACGTCATCAAGAATGATAAGAACCCTCTTTGAGCAAAGACTTTCAATTATCATGTTGGTTCCTCTAGATATGTTATGCACCTTCAAATTCCTACTCTTTAACATCTCAGAAAGAAGTGTCTCTTGTAAGTGAATTATGCCTTTTGTTATTGACTTCTCTCTAACATTCTCTAGAAAAATTTTTGCTTTGAAATGATATGAAGTTCTATTATAAATAGCTTTTGCAATTGTAGTTTTGCCTACTCCACCAAGGCCATAAATCCCTAATATTCTAATATCATCATTTGATTCAATATTTAAAGATTTTAGAACATCCTCTACTCGAGAATTTATTCCAACTGGATACTTAGAAACCGATAATGGCATCTTATTTAAAATAGACTTTGAGATATCTTCAACAATGCTTTGGACAAGTTCAGAGTCATCGCGGCTGCCATTCACAAACCATTTAACACATGTAAAAAGTTAGATTATATAAACGAAATAAGAGCGTGAGCTAAAATCATAATTGAAGTATTTCTAAATAATCcttctcataaaataaaataaaataaaaaggcattGCTAAATAAATTAAGCGGCATGTAAAtcatggattaaaaaaaaattactttattcacTTTTTGTGTGTAGCAAATTAGCTTTTGACACGAAGTTGCATAAAAAGTCAAGTTAGAGGAGGATTATTATATTTGAATcccattatattattattattattattattattatagccaaagctaaaattcaattaaattcaaaattggagtttaattttgtgccacatgtttcatctaatttttaaatttgtgtgttaAGTGAATTATTTGAGTACAAAAAtgaaagagtctaaattcaattagattctaaagtcaattttaattggagttcaattttacgccatgtgtcccatctaatttttttaatttttgtggtaagtgaattattaggtggaAAACCAAAGTGTCTAAATCCAattggattatatatatatatatagaatttcatggcttaaaaaatgtgtaagttgTAATTCTTACCCCcaagtttaatttaatttaaacttatatatacgtgtaattgtaattgttttcaaatgtacatgtatatatgtatagaaTTACACAGTAGtataaattaaaagttaaaaattagagaaaatccaattagatttcaattaaattctcaattttgcaccacTAGACCCatccaatttttaatttttgtatcaagtgaattattgagtgtaaaaatcgaaaaatccaaatctaattagatttcaattggaatccaattttTCGCCAcatgttcatttaattttttaatttttgtgaaatgTGAATTACTGggtgtaaaaactaaaaaatctaaattcaattaaattataatgtatatatatatatatagtaagaaatcattacatattttagaaatatatggtttaaaaaaaatataaactaataccatgtataattttaacctcttctaaaaaaaagtataatttaaaccatgtaattgtgattttttttcaaaacaaaatttaactacaaaattggttttagccttacatattttgaaaatttaaccattaaattgtatattatttgcgttcttaatacacatatcaaattttatatcaattaaatatttactatataatctataagtttatattttatacataattttaaactacaaaaacttataatttaaataatttattaatgagatagttattaatctttaattttctaggaATTTTACAAGTATGGAGAATACAAGATAAAGATATAATCCAatagtaaatttgtcaaaattcacctctaataaaaaaatattaagtaaaattACAGACTTaatttataaccaattttgtaactaaattttgttattgtttttaattgtactcgGTTACACACTaactattttaaaatactaatgaattaagttttcttttaaatttttctatatAATATGCGGCATAAATTCCTAATTAATAATTGAtaagataatataatattaagTTCTTTTATTTCCATCTTTATTACTATAATAACAAgatatggaaaagaaaagaatactttcataatttggtaaaattatataataataaaaataatatcaagcAATTAATGGTAGTcctaatttaataatatatattattaaaaatatatattttgtctcatccaatttttaattttgtaccaagtgaattattgagtgtaaaaatcaaaaagtcttaatctaattagattctaaattagattttaattgaagtccaattttacacatgtccatctaatttttttaatttttatgataagtgaattattgagtgtaaaaactgaaaaatataaatccaattaaattataaattatacgtgtgtatatatatttatatataaaataagaaatcattagtatggtttaaaaaatgtataaattaatattatgtataatttttacttctactaaaaaaaggtaaaatttgaatgtatttgttattatttttaattgtacgGATTACACACCAGTAAACTTTAATAATGAtcacaaaaacaattaaaactttttaagaacttgcatataaaaaagtaaaaacaaaaataaaaactccttAAGAACAACTAAAACAAGAGTAATCACTAAGTAAATACCTATTTTTGGAGTCCCAACCAGAGAGATTGGCTGCTTCACATAGAGCTGTCCTCCAcatttgtatcttttttttatcattaaatttttgttcatgCATAGTTAATGCTTCCCCAAACTTTCCTTCTTGCTTACGAACTTCTGATGGATCCACTCTGTAAAAAACCGGTCGCACTGATTGCTTATTTGTTCTACACTCAACAATCTTAACAAGCTCTTCCAAACACCAAGTAGAGAATGcatagtttttagaaaatacgATTATTGATGTGGTTGAGCTCTCAATAGTTTTGAGAAGTTCTACAGAAATTTCTTCTCCCCTAGGGAGATCATTATCGATGAAGGTGTGAATACCTCTCTGACACAAAGCCgtatacaaaattacaaatggcTTATAAAACTATGCCGGGTATCTTCACCTCTAAAACTCAAGAAGACATAAAAGGTTTTGGGTTGGTGGGTCAAACAAGAAGACAAGGCCATTGGGATTTAAGAGTAGAAAGATGAGAAGATCTGTAGGAAGGAGAAGGAGAGCTGGGATTTACGAATAGACAGATGAGAAGATCTGAAGGGAGGAGAAGGGGAGCTGTGGAAGGGTTTGTCAATATAATTGAAGTAAGTGAAAAAGGAATTAGGAAGAGGGTGACTGAATGCTAGCAAGGGGAGACTCTAATATAGTCCTAAGACCATCATCAAGTTAAAAGAGGGGAAACCGGAAACCCCAAGTAATGAAGAAAACTTTTTCTGTTCATGTCAgtaccttgttttttttttggcctagtACTTCATGTAACTAAGTAAGTACTTAATCAAGCTGTGAGCATGCATTTACCCgtagtggaatttttttttattatctatttttcttgttaaaatATACAATAAAGGTAGATATCGTTATTCctaaatattattcaatttaacaacaaatttatccaaaaatattttactaaggGATATCCTtaagatatttattaataaatattttaaaaaaaatttatagaaaaatagctaattctttttataaaattttatgaaacGGACTCATCAAAAATCTAAATATTGAAGTTCCGAGAGTGACCCACCCGTTTTCCTTTTTCTGAAAAAGtaaccatcttttttttttcttttttggtatgGAAAAAAAGTAACTATCTTTGGTCACCGCTTGACTAAGACTTGAGATATCATCAAGTGaagtttttctctttcttacaGATTTCCCCTCTTTTTCCTCGAGATTGCCCAAAGTCACTTCTGCTATGCACACATCATCAGATTTTTCCCCCTCTATTCTCTTGACGTACACTCATTTTTATCGAAATTTATCGAaattttctccctctctctcacatggTCTTGTCATAGATCTACTGCAACAAATAAGCGATCTCTTCGTGTGCGTTTGCATGcttaatttactaatttattttattatttaatttatttttattattatttataaattttattatactttttaatactactcatatattttattattttatttcagttaatttttatttttacatataatacttttagtaaaaaaaattttaaatttaacaaCATAATTAGGTTCTAAACAGACTCAAAATCTCCCTTGGAATAAATAAGATGCTGTTATGGTTATATTTAAATAGGAAAATTGagtcattttaaaataaaattatataaattttttattttttttattatatataaattgatgtgaCTGACGTAACATTCACTTTCAcgttaataataaaaagtatgcAACACATGAAACGAGGGTGAGTGAGATTAATGCAAGCAAGAGGAGACTTTGATGTAGTCTTGCTTTTGGTGTGGTCAGTaaactttttaaacttttgtttttggagaataacttttctttttctttttttgatatagAGAATCACTACACTTTTACATTGCAATATCATGGAACTTTCTGAGTGAAACCCAAATTGACTCTTTGAAGTGGACATTATTACAACTGTACCTGTCATTGCGGTCACATTTCACATTGTAAAATCTATTCCTCACACGTAAAATAGGCCCTTATAAAAAATTCGACCTTATTGTGAATTCATTTTCTGAGAACAGGAAATAGCTAATTAGATTCAGTCAGTTGAGGTTGAGATAGTAACTTCCACACACTTcccatttaataaatgaaaatattaaagttataatctacttttataataaatgaaaacattaaaagttattatctattttactataaaatataaactaatatgataataaatgtgattgatgaatttttaaaatataataaatgagccctaaaacaataaatctaacatttttttaaatggaccTTGAATCCAACCTTGACCCTGACACAAATTATGGGTAGATCAAAGTAATAGATgtactataaaaataaaaaataaaaaaataaaaaaaaaagagtaatatatgtaaatttttctttaaaaatcaaaatatgtAAGACTGcgattggattggattggatcAAGTTAGTTTTACGGCCACCCATAGTCCGACCCGATAAAAATCGGGTCTGCTAGAGAAGAACCCGACCCAACTCGAAATTTCGAGTCTTGGGTCCGGttgggtttctctctctcctttatttttaattttaaatgtggTGGTCAGGTCAGGTTAAGATTCTTCCACTTGATTCTACATTTGAACAGACAAAATTAACAATATCCAAAAATAAGACAAATTTGCAAAGCACTAGTTCAATGGATATGTATGTTTCAATTCATATACTTTTAAGAATgcaaatgtgtttttctaagaAATTATGGGACTATTTTGGAGATCACAAGCTATAGATTATGCAAAGCTGAATCACAACACGGTTTCCTTCTTCAATTTactattatttgattaatttaatttttgtgacacATAATGAATGACCAAATTTAAAAtaggattcaaatttgaaattaagaTTTAATCGAGGAAGACAAGACTCAAAAGGTAACTTTAATTTTCAAAAGGTTTGCATTAGGAAAATTTCAAAAGATGGTTATGACTGACAAATAATTTATGAAACATTCTaagttaagaagaaaaaatatgttAGGAATAAAGACAaattttagctacaaaattgttTGTAGTCTAAAACTACAACACTACTCAATATGTATTTGGGAAATCTAACttttgaattgcatgttttttatgcttttaatacacatgtcaaattttgtgttaattgaatattatttactatataatctataagctcatattttatgcataattttaaactacaaaaacttgcaatttaaataatttattgatgacataactactgatctttaattttctagaaattttgtaagcatggaatatataaaaagaagatgtgATCTGATgatggatttgttaaaatttaccttcaataaaaagatattgaataagttTGTATCCTTAgaatacaactaattttgtagttaaactttatcccaagaataattatttttggacACCATATTCAGaatataaaatcataatttttttttcttaaatacaTATGTTCTTAAATGAGAAATATTACTCCTTAACTTGCTCGTCTTTTTTACCCTTCTTTGACTGATTACAATGCTTTATACATTGAAGCAAATATCATATATCCTTAAATACATTAATTTCTTTccatttaaacaaatttatttagtttcatTTCCTATTCGTGATAaaggaaatttttgttttaatgcaTTTTCAACCAAATTTATGGCTTTGGTTTCTAATCTCTACTATAATTAATCTATAGCTTTTTAAATTTCTCTTAATTCTATTTcaaattattctctctcttttttttggaggagggccgcggggggggggggggggggggggggagagaagatagaatattattattgagtaAAATCCACAAAAATACAACATTAAAGAAATAGTAAGAGTATGAGAAGCTTTCAACAAGGTTTAGAAAGCTTACAAAAGCTAGCACAAGTAAGTAACTAAGGTTAGCATggcaacaaaacaaaaaatagtaaatttttctctttttaattgttCATGTAAGAATTTTATGAGCTTTATATTCGAAGTTAAAAATCCCAAAACGAATTCAACTAATCGTGGTTGTGAATTTACTGATTAgggttttttctaaaaaaatattaatcggTCAAGTCAAGTTGACTAAACCCTAACCCAAGATCCGAAATAAACTTGAGTATTTGACCCGAGCCTAACTTGAGCATCCATCAGACCCGCCCAAGATCTTTCAAGTTGAGTGAGCCGGATCTATGCTCAACCCTAGTAATATAtgcttataaaaaattatcttataagTCAATTTTATGAATTCCACAGGGATTCCACATGAGTTTCACATGTTAATAGAGAAATCTCATGAGATGCCAAGATGCCTTCTTGACTTAGATATCCAGATTCCAGCTTCTACACAATCCTACAAAACAAAGTTCAAAGAGAGGCCTACACATTTTTAGCTTTTCAAGAAAAGTAGCTATTAGTCTTTCACCAATCCCCCTAATGAATatatcaaagttttttttttctttgttttcctttgtaTTTCCTCTCTTGTCCTTTTTCCTTGAGATTTTCCAATATCGATTTTGGGTGTTATTATTATCAAACTACATGTCGCACTCATGACTTCCTATGTGATCCGTGTCGTTTACATAGGAATCAACATTTGTTCCGCATAATACAAGTCCATGAATATAAACTTATGGTTTGGTTAAGTCTGACACATGTCAGACTTATATTGGATAATTAGTAGACTTAGCTAGAAACTGATTTCTGTTTCATAATTCAGTTATTAGTGTTCATTATTAAACGGCATTCATtaatgtcttcttctttttttcttttttgttgagaaaacgGCATTCATTAATGTCTGGTATAGGAGTTAGGGAAGCATTGGCACTGATCTCACTATGTATATAAACACTATATAAGCATCCGTAATTCCCTATTTTACTTACCATAATGAGAACACAGCCATAACTTTCACTCTCATTTTATTTCATCTActtcaatttctctctcatcccCAACTTAgtatcactcaatttttcagaTATATATTATAGCTTCCAATCGGacctctctctctgttttttgaTCGAGCAAAGTGCCATGACAATTTTGGGCCTTATGTCCACGCTTTCTTTGGGATTtctctaacatttttatttttattgtatatcaatatgcaattaaaaaagcaaaaagaattaaacTTTGATCCATTTTTCttgtatataaaattgtatGCTTCTCAATCATTCCATTCAGTTATgtgaaaaaatgaattttttttgtgtcattaaaaaatcattttatctattttatataatcaattttataatacactATTCATCTGTTCTTCATTTTAAGATTCAtgatgttaaaataaaattttttttctttctcacaaagaaatttttattttttttttgcctttctcacagacaaatcacaaatcaaccCATCACAATAGTTCATTTTCTATGATTGCATTTCAAAAGTGGGGCCGCCCACCACTTCGataactaaattaaattttcgatatttcaaaacataatctaTTGAGAAATAGTATATCAAAGTCTATGCAAACATGATGAGACTTTTCTAATTAATGTAGTCTTGCTTTTGGCGCGACATGTAACTTTTTAAACTTGGTATCATACTTATGCTGTAATTTTACATTGCAATATTATGGTAGTTTCCGTGTTAAAAGTTGGACCTCATACTCTTAAAGTCAATTCAATATTCATGTATTGAGAACAGTAAATAGTAAATAGCTAGCTTCTTAtcagtattattattattttttattttttttaaacttaaaaacttCTTAttagtgagttttttttttttttttgaactagaaaattttattaaaaaacaaagaaaattacaaaggagaaaacaaaagagCCTCATCTTTAAGAACATTGCTCAGACACGAGggagggggcaactgaaggtGAGttgaacattttttatttttatatttagataGTTACAATAATTGAACTTTAGAATCTCTGGCCTGTTTGGTAGAGTAGTTCAAGCacacattttcagtttttaaacaacattatatacattttcatacattttttcacgtacacatatttcaaaaaattacaaataacattactcaaactcctctactaAACTGTAAGACTCTTGGCACTACTTATTGTTGTAACACCTATTCAAGGTGATCATGCatttacccataaaaaaaataatattatttttaaagataaaaaccATAGAATCCTACCTAAGATCATAGTAATGTCTGGGTTTAAATTAACCATAAACCTAAACgaatcaatcaaaaaaaaaattatgcttcaAACGTGAATTTTtgaactattttttattgttggtaACAGATTTAtgtactaatatatatatatatatatatatatatatttttttttttttgtgtgttaaaaaatatatatattggatagaaaaataatttccaacTGTTTAAACTAAAATGCCCAACAAGAATTTAAACTTTATCTACAAAATACCCTCTTTCACGCAATTCTATAAAGTTCAATGAGAGTTGTACGCGTTTTCTTGAAAGTAGTCATCTTTATTAGTCTTTCCCTTTCCTTCGATTCCCCCAAAACAATCCCGCTACATTACTTAATGGCACATCAATTATAAATGAATCCTGTTAATATGTGTCTTAAGAATACATTAAactatctatttttaaaaatattttattaaaaataaaaaaaattgtcaatatttttttaatttctgaaaaaaaaaattctaaaatagtTAGTTATTGTATGTCCTTAGACACACATTATGCTTCAAACGTGAATGCTtgaactattttttattgttggtaACAGATTTAtgtactaatatatatataatatattttttttgggttaaaatatatatattgggtagaaaaataatttccaacTGTTTAAACTGAAATGCCCGACAAGAATTTAAACTTTATCTACAAAATACCCTCTTTCACGCAATTCTATAGAGTTTATTGAGAGGTGTACGCGTTTTCTTGAAAGTAGTCATCTTTATTAGTCTTTCACCATTCCCTAGAaatcaactttttctttttcctaccaattccttctcttttccttttcctttccttcGATTCCCCCAAAACAATCCCGCTACATTACTTATTAGCATTATGGCACACCAATTATAAATGGATCTGATTAATGTGTATCCTAAGAGTatacattaaattatttatttttgtaaatattttcttgaaaatttaaaaaattgtcaatattttttcaattttcaaaattttttttctcaaaatagtTAGTTATtgtgtgcccttaggacacACATTAACAGAATccactataaatttgtcatctACAAAGTGGTGAGTACTTTCAATTTCTACTATATTTCAACTCAATTGGgcctaccaccaaaaaaaaaaaagaagaagaagtaagtaATAGATCAAAGCCATTAAGATTGAGCAGATATGTGATGATGTCTGTACATATGTTCTTTCCTCAAAGCTCCAATgccaaaatataacaaaataaatgtcaaaatttttttttttttttttttgtaattactgACATGTAATAGATCAAAgtaataaatacaaataaaaaattattttatgacaataCATGTGACCCCCACTAGAGAGAGCTCCGTGTCTCGACTCCGATGAGAAAGAT
The DNA window shown above is from Quercus lobata isolate SW786 chromosome 7, ValleyOak3.0 Primary Assembly, whole genome shotgun sequence and carries:
- the LOC115952045 gene encoding TMV resistance protein N-like, producing the protein MAVAVAMAVVAMSVIVVYCRDYIILSCGGGGGGGGRVCGGGSGRVSGGGGSGCSRDDSELVQSIVEDISKSILNKMPLSVSKYPVGINSRVEDVLKSLNIESNDDIRILGIYGLGGVGKTTIAKAIYNRTSYHFKAKIFLENVREKSITKGIIHLQETLLSEMLKSRNLKVHNISRGTNMIIESLCSKRVLIILDDVDNSDQIEKLLGKCDWFASGSRIIMTTRDKRLLDTLGNGVSTYRVKELNRNEAIELFSKHAFRSDKPSENYLKLVNQVICYAQGLPLALVVMGVDLYGRTELEWESALNKYEKNSQ